Proteins encoded by one window of Arabidopsis thaliana chromosome 2, partial sequence:
- a CDS encoding DUF2996 family protein (unknown protein; FUNCTIONS IN: molecular_function unknown; LOCATED IN: chloroplast; EXPRESSED IN: 21 plant structures; EXPRESSED DURING: 13 growth stages; CONTAINS InterPro DOMAIN/s: Protein of unknown function DUF2996 (InterPro:IPR021374); Has 157 Blast hits to 157 proteins in 52 species: Archae - 0; Bacteria - 76; Metazoa - 0; Fungi - 0; Plants - 37; Viruses - 0; Other Eukaryotes - 44 (source: NCBI BLink).), producing MHKTECLAQKFEKSNFLVLFLVATEKKNKEEGEESTVAVPAKKPKPAAKAAAVAKPLRQMMEEDVIPPLQAILESQDDISDIDLSFQDDKLEGFFLKKSIPYSFWAFFPTGNLTGAKGFSISSHGSGPSTVEPFLVDERKPTANHVVFWVEKRLAAQGIIPVWNQ from the exons ATGCATAAAACAGAATGTTTGGCTCAAAAATTCGAGAAGAGTAactttcttgttctcttcCTAGTTGCtactgaaaagaaaaacaaagaagaaggagaagagtcAACAGTGGCGGTTCCGGCAAAGAAACCTAAACCCGCAGCTAAAGCGGCTGCAGTGGCGAAACCGCTGAGACAAATGATGGAAGAAGACGTGATTCCTCCTTTACAAGCCATTCTTGAATCTCAAGATGATATCTCTGACATAGATTTATCTTTCCAAGACGATAAG TTGGaaggttttttcttaaagaaaagtaTTCCATATTCCTTTTGGGCCTTTTTCCCTACTGGAAACCTTACAG GAGCAAAAGGATTTTCAATTTCCTCACACGGGTCAGGTCCGAGCACCGTGGAACCATTTCTTGTCGACGAGAGGAAACCAACTGCGAACCACGTTGTGTTTTGGGTCGAGAAGCGTCTTGCTGCACAAGGGATCATCCCCGTTTGGAACCAATGA
- a CDS encoding DUF2996 family protein (unknown protein; FUNCTIONS IN: molecular_function unknown; LOCATED IN: chloroplast; EXPRESSED IN: 21 plant structures; EXPRESSED DURING: 13 growth stages; CONTAINS InterPro DOMAIN/s: Protein of unknown function DUF2996 (InterPro:IPR021374); Has 38 Blast hits to 38 proteins in 13 species: Archae - 0; Bacteria - 0; Metazoa - 0; Fungi - 0; Plants - 38; Viruses - 0; Other Eukaryotes - 0 (source: NCBI BLink).) produces the protein MATIAGGSFGVPSSRISITTPTLSSSSLLPPLTLQSGTRKDNLLRCALQESSTSAVATEKKNKEEGEESTVAVPAKKPKPAAKAAAVAKPLRQMMEEDVIPPLQAILESQDDISDIDLSFQDDKLEGFFLKKSIPYSFWAFFPTGNLTGEQKDFQFPHTGQVRAPWNHFLSTRGNQLRTTLCFGSRSVLLHKGSSPFGTNEVFVHL, from the exons ATGGCAACAATAGCAGGAGGATCATTTGGAGTCCCAAGCTCTCGTATCTCTATAACAACACCaactctctcttcctcttctttgctTCCACCACTAACATTG CAATCAGGTACTAGAAAGGACAACCTTTTGCGGTGTGCCTTGCAAGAGTCTTCAACTTCTGCTG TTGCtactgaaaagaaaaacaaagaagaaggagaagagtcAACAGTGGCGGTTCCGGCAAAGAAACCTAAACCCGCAGCTAAAGCGGCTGCAGTGGCGAAACCGCTGAGACAAATGATGGAAGAAGACGTGATTCCTCCTTTACAAGCCATTCTTGAATCTCAAGATGATATCTCTGACATAGATTTATCTTTCCAAGACGATAAG TTGGaaggttttttcttaaagaaaagtaTTCCATATTCCTTTTGGGCCTTTTTCCCTACTGGAAACCTTACAGGTgaa CAAAAGGATTTTCAATTTCCTCACACGGGTCAGGTCCGAGCACCGTGGAACCATTTCTTGTCGACGAGAGGAAACCAACTGCGAACCACGTTGTGTTTTGGGTCGAGAAGCGTCTTGCTGCACAAGGGATCATCCCCGTTTGGAACCAATGAGGTTTTTGTTCACTTGTAA
- a CDS encoding DUF2996 family protein (unknown protein; FUNCTIONS IN: molecular_function unknown; LOCATED IN: chloroplast; EXPRESSED IN: 21 plant structures; EXPRESSED DURING: 13 growth stages; CONTAINS InterPro DOMAIN/s: Protein of unknown function DUF2996 (InterPro:IPR021374); Has 159 Blast hits to 159 proteins in 52 species: Archae - 0; Bacteria - 76; Metazoa - 0; Fungi - 0; Plants - 38; Viruses - 0; Other Eukaryotes - 45 (source: NCBI BLink).), with amino-acid sequence MATIAGGSFGVPSSRISITTPTLSSSSLLPPLTLQSGTRKDNLLRCALQESSTSAVATEKKNKEEGEESTVAVPAKKPKPAAKAAAVAKPLRQMMEEDVIPPLQAILESQDDISDIDLSFQDDKLEGFFLKKSIPYSFWAFFPTGNLTGAKGFSISSHGSGPSTVEPFLVDERKPTANHVVFWVEKRLAAQGIIPVWNQ; translated from the exons ATGGCAACAATAGCAGGAGGATCATTTGGAGTCCCAAGCTCTCGTATCTCTATAACAACACCaactctctcttcctcttctttgctTCCACCACTAACATTG CAATCAGGTACTAGAAAGGACAACCTTTTGCGGTGTGCCTTGCAAGAGTCTTCAACTTCTGCTG TTGCtactgaaaagaaaaacaaagaagaaggagaagagtcAACAGTGGCGGTTCCGGCAAAGAAACCTAAACCCGCAGCTAAAGCGGCTGCAGTGGCGAAACCGCTGAGACAAATGATGGAAGAAGACGTGATTCCTCCTTTACAAGCCATTCTTGAATCTCAAGATGATATCTCTGACATAGATTTATCTTTCCAAGACGATAAG TTGGaaggttttttcttaaagaaaagtaTTCCATATTCCTTTTGGGCCTTTTTCCCTACTGGAAACCTTACAG GAGCAAAAGGATTTTCAATTTCCTCACACGGGTCAGGTCCGAGCACCGTGGAACCATTTCTTGTCGACGAGAGGAAACCAACTGCGAACCACGTTGTGTTTTGGGTCGAGAAGCGTCTTGCTGCACAAGGGATCATCCCCGTTTGGAACCAATGA
- a CDS encoding phosphogluconate dehydrogenase (decarboxylating), NAD-binding domain protein, with amino-acid sequence MEVGFSMGLGIMGKSMSMNILKNGFKVTFTNKLSEIRSFFFEFRVLLQYTILSLRYAVQLIDKTVVLVAKPYYLRPEFIKMSLFPHP; translated from the exons ATGGAAGTAGGGTTTTCTATGGGTTTGGGAATCATGGGAAAGTCCATGTCAATGAATATATTGAAGAACGGATTCAAAGTCACT TTCACAAACAAGCTGTCGGAGAtcagaagcttcttctttgagtTTAGAGTTCTCCTTCAATACACAATTTTGAGTCTCCGATACGCGGTTCAGCTTATCGATAAGACAGTTGTTCTCGTTGCGAAGCCTTATTACCTGAGACCAGAGTTCATCAAGATGTCTCTGTTTCCTCATCCTTGA
- the bZIP48 gene encoding basic leucine-zipper 48 (basic leucine-zipper 48 (bZIP48); FUNCTIONS IN: DNA binding, sequence-specific DNA binding transcription factor activity; INVOLVED IN: regulation of transcription, DNA-dependent; EXPRESSED IN: male gametophyte, root, carpel; EXPRESSED DURING: 4 anthesis; CONTAINS InterPro DOMAIN/s: Basic-leucine zipper (bZIP) transcription factor (InterPro:IPR004827), bZIP transcription factor, bZIP-1 (InterPro:IPR011616); BEST Arabidopsis thaliana protein match is: basic leucine-zipper 58 (TAIR:AT1G13600.1); Has 2088 Blast hits to 2086 proteins in 143 species: Archae - 0; Bacteria - 0; Metazoa - 100; Fungi - 38; Plants - 1848; Viruses - 0; Other Eukaryotes - 102 (source: NCBI BLink).) — protein MIPAEINGYFQYLSPEYNVINMPSSPTSSLNYLNDLIINNNNYSSSSNSQDLMISNNSTSDEDHHQSIMVLDERKQRRMLSNRESARRSRMRKQRHLDELWSQVIRLRNENNCLIDKLNRVSETQNCVLKENSKLKEEASDLRQLVCELKSNKNNNNSFPREFEDN, from the coding sequence aTGATTCCGGCAGAAATCAACGGATATTTCCAATATCTATCACCGGAATACAACGTAATAAACATGCCTTCATCTCCAACCTCTTCCTTAAACTACCTAAACGATTtgatcatcaacaacaacaactattCCTCATCATCCAACAGTCAAGATCTCATGATAAGCAACAACTCAACTTCCGACgaagatcatcatcaaagCATCATGGTACTCGACgagaggaaacagagaaggATGCTTTCGAACAGAGAATCTGCAAGGAGGTCAAGGATGAGGAAACAGAGACATCTTGATGAACTCTGGTCTCAGGTAATAAGGCTTCGCAACGAGAACAACTGTCTTATCGATAAGCTGAACCGCGTATCGGAGACTCAAAATTGTGTATTGAAGGAGAACTCTAAactcaaagaagaagcttctgaTCTCCGACAGCTTGTTTGTGAACTGAAATctaacaagaacaacaacaatagtTTTCCAAGAGAGTTTGAAGATAATTAG